A portion of the Micromonospora vinacea genome contains these proteins:
- a CDS encoding ABC transporter ATP-binding protein, which translates to MTSDIALLTEDLTKFYGQRRGIEGLSLEVRAGEVVGFLGPNGAGKTTTIRLLLDFLRPTRGRATVLGLDPRRDKAALHRQIGYLPGELVFPGRDKAEDLLRFFAAARGGVAWSQVTDLAERLDLDLSRSVRTMSKGNKQKVGLVQAFMHRPAVLVLDEPTSGLDPLMQQEFLAMVRDASGAGQTVFMSSHVLAEVQQAADRVAIVRDGRLAAVERVESLGKRAVRAVEIHFDDPVDPAEFSVLPGVSDVVVSGPVLKCTVDGRIDPLIKAAARHEVVDMLSTEPDLEETFLSFYYHGEGAGDASRAGA; encoded by the coding sequence ATGACAAGCGACATCGCCCTACTCACCGAGGACCTGACCAAGTTCTATGGTCAGCGTCGCGGTATCGAGGGTCTCAGCCTGGAGGTTCGGGCCGGGGAGGTGGTGGGGTTCCTTGGGCCGAACGGAGCCGGGAAGACCACCACGATCCGGCTGCTGTTGGACTTTCTGCGCCCCACTCGTGGGCGCGCGACTGTGCTCGGGCTCGACCCGCGCAGGGACAAGGCCGCACTGCACCGTCAGATCGGCTATCTGCCCGGCGAGCTCGTGTTTCCCGGGCGGGACAAGGCGGAGGACCTGCTGCGCTTCTTCGCCGCAGCGCGCGGCGGCGTGGCCTGGTCGCAGGTGACCGACCTCGCGGAGCGGCTGGACCTGGACCTCTCGCGCTCGGTACGGACGATGAGTAAGGGCAACAAGCAGAAGGTCGGGTTGGTGCAGGCGTTCATGCACCGGCCGGCGGTGCTGGTCCTGGATGAGCCGACCAGTGGGCTGGATCCCCTCATGCAGCAGGAGTTCCTGGCCATGGTCCGCGACGCCAGTGGTGCTGGGCAGACCGTCTTCATGTCCTCTCATGTCCTGGCCGAGGTGCAGCAGGCGGCCGACCGGGTCGCCATCGTCCGCGACGGCCGGTTGGCCGCGGTCGAGCGGGTTGAGTCACTGGGGAAGCGGGCGGTCCGGGCCGTCGAGATTCATTTCGATGACCCGGTGGATCCGGCGGAGTTCAGTGTCCTGCCCGGAGTCAGTGACGTGGTGGTGTCCGGCCCGGTGCTGAAATGCACTGTCGACGGCCGCATCGATCCGCTGATCAAGGCGGCGGCGCGTCATGAGGTGGTGGACATGTTGTCTACCGAACCCGACCTGGAAGAGACGTTCCTGTCGTTCTACTACCACGGGGAAGGAGCCGGCGATGCTTCCCGCGCTGGTGCGTAA
- a CDS encoding class I SAM-dependent methyltransferase, giving the protein MSRSIRARPTEAFGSALRRRTDDHWLVHGDNGWRSRLPVRRWHGPAEPAVAALVARCTGPTLDLGCGPGRLTLALTRAGLTAVGVDISAQAVRLTRARGAIALQRDVFAPLPAEGRWAHVLLIDGNIGIGGDPVTLLGRCHDLLRPGGTVLVELEAPGPGLWRGQAQLALQAAGGGSRLGPPFRWARLDTTAVTGVASTAGFTVREVFRRDRRWFAELAEDSSGAATPMR; this is encoded by the coding sequence ATGAGCCGCAGCATCCGGGCCAGACCGACCGAGGCATTCGGCAGCGCGTTGCGACGCCGCACCGACGACCACTGGCTGGTGCACGGCGACAACGGTTGGCGCAGCCGCCTGCCGGTACGCCGGTGGCACGGCCCAGCCGAACCGGCGGTGGCCGCACTGGTCGCCCGATGCACCGGCCCGACGCTCGACCTGGGCTGCGGTCCAGGCCGGCTCACACTGGCACTCACCCGGGCCGGGCTGACCGCCGTCGGAGTCGACATCTCCGCGCAAGCGGTTCGGTTGACCCGGGCCCGAGGCGCAATCGCCCTCCAGAGAGACGTCTTCGCCCCACTGCCCGCAGAAGGGCGCTGGGCTCACGTGCTCCTGATCGACGGAAACATCGGCATCGGCGGTGACCCCGTCACCCTCCTCGGCCGGTGCCACGACCTGCTGCGCCCCGGCGGCACCGTGCTCGTCGAACTCGAAGCACCAGGCCCAGGACTCTGGCGCGGTCAGGCCCAACTGGCCCTCCAGGCCGCGGGCGGTGGTTCGCGCCTCGGGCCACCCTTCCGGTGGGCCCGGCTCGACACCACGGCGGTCACCGGGGTGGCCTCCACCGCCGGGTTCACGGTCCGCGAGGTGTTTCGCCGCGACCGCCGCTGGTTCGCCGAGTTGGCCGAGGACAGCTCTGGCGCGGCCACCCCGATGAGGTGA
- the nhaA gene encoding Na+/H+ antiporter NhaA, whose amino-acid sequence MSRPPANRTPLLLSRRSWPEVRRIGDILRTETVGGVLLLVAAVLALAWANSPWSDAYRSLADVTVGPEALHLDLSLAQWAADGLLAIFFFVAGLELKREFVAGDLREPRRAMLPVAAALGGMALPALIYVAFNVGAGDGALTGWAIPTATDIAFALAVLGVINTSLPSAMRTFLLTLAVVDDLLAIVIIAVFYTSTLHFGLLLLALAPMALFGLLVQRRVRSWWLLLPLAVTTWALVHASGVHATVAGVALAFTVPVLRRKPGPGPGLAEHFEHRIRPLSAGVAVPVFAFFAAGVSVAGAGGLGATLTDSVALGVMVGLVVGKSAGVLGASWLVQRFTRARLAEGLTWWDMVGLALLAGVGFTVSLLIGELAFGAGTERDDHSKIGVLLGSLLSAVLATVVLRARNRHYQGVCALEERDSDADGVPDVYEEQPTKTTPS is encoded by the coding sequence ATGAGCCGCCCCCCGGCCAACCGCACGCCACTCCTGCTCAGCCGCAGGAGTTGGCCTGAGGTACGCCGCATCGGAGACATTCTCCGGACCGAAACGGTCGGTGGGGTGCTGCTGCTGGTCGCCGCCGTGCTTGCCCTCGCCTGGGCGAACTCCCCTTGGTCCGACGCGTACCGCTCGCTCGCTGACGTCACAGTGGGCCCCGAGGCGCTGCATCTGGACCTCTCACTGGCGCAGTGGGCCGCCGATGGCCTGTTGGCGATCTTCTTCTTCGTCGCCGGGTTGGAGCTCAAGCGCGAGTTCGTCGCCGGTGACCTGCGCGAGCCCCGCCGGGCGATGCTGCCCGTCGCCGCCGCGCTCGGCGGTATGGCGCTGCCGGCGCTGATCTATGTGGCGTTCAACGTCGGGGCCGGCGACGGGGCGTTGACCGGGTGGGCGATCCCGACCGCCACGGACATCGCGTTCGCCCTGGCCGTGCTCGGAGTGATCAACACCAGCCTGCCCTCGGCGATGCGGACGTTTCTGCTCACCCTCGCGGTGGTCGATGACCTGCTGGCCATTGTGATCATCGCGGTCTTCTACACCAGTACCCTGCACTTCGGGCTGCTGCTGCTCGCGTTGGCCCCGATGGCGCTGTTCGGTCTGCTGGTTCAGCGCCGGGTGCGGTCCTGGTGGCTGCTGCTGCCGCTGGCGGTCACGACGTGGGCGCTGGTGCACGCCTCCGGGGTGCACGCCACCGTCGCCGGGGTCGCGCTGGCCTTCACCGTGCCGGTGCTACGCCGCAAGCCGGGACCTGGCCCTGGCCTGGCGGAGCACTTCGAACACCGAATCCGGCCCCTGTCCGCGGGGGTCGCGGTACCGGTGTTCGCGTTCTTCGCCGCCGGAGTCTCGGTAGCCGGGGCGGGCGGTCTCGGCGCAACCCTGACCGACTCGGTCGCCCTGGGCGTGATGGTGGGGTTGGTGGTGGGTAAGTCGGCTGGCGTTCTCGGCGCCAGCTGGCTCGTGCAGCGGTTCACCCGGGCCCGGCTCGCGGAAGGGCTGACCTGGTGGGACATGGTGGGGTTGGCGCTGCTGGCCGGAGTCGGTTTCACCGTGTCCCTGCTGATCGGTGAATTGGCGTTCGGCGCCGGCACCGAACGCGACGACCACTCCAAGATCGGCGTTCTGCTCGGGTCGCTGCTGTCGGCGGTGCTGGCAACCGTCGTTCTACGCGCTCGTAATCGGCATTACCAGGGGGTCTGCGCGCTGGAGGAGCGCGACAGCGACGCCGACGGGGTGCCAGACGTCTATGAGGAGCAGCCGACAAAAACGACGCCGTCCTGA
- a CDS encoding molybdopterin-dependent oxidoreductase gives MGVTDRQTGFPQRWWRALERHPPPVPGLTGDRWRSPLRGPWLTAVYGAVLLVGLPLVIITGLLDYAAYGPQFDQALPREVGWLRLPPFDWPTRPSWLFRVTQGLHVTLGIILIPVVLAKLWSVIPKLFSWPPARSLAQVLERLSLLLLVGGILFEIATGLLNIQYAYLFGFDFYTAHYFGAWVFIAAFVAHVTLKLPRMVSALRSRPALRDRRRPGQREPLRAELRTPLAATRPEPPDPDDLVATAPGAPTMSRRGAIALVGGLSVLLGALTIGQTLDGRWRRTALLLPRGREPGTGPNGFPINRTAAAAGIQPDEVGQRWRLTVRGGDRLVTLDRPRLLAMGQHTARLPIACVEGWSTRQTWSGVRLRDLATLVGVDDPASAQIRSLERAGLFNQAILQANQVLDADSLLALRVNGVDLSADHGFPARVIVPALPGVHCTKWVAEITFRTGADG, from the coding sequence ATGGGTGTGACGGACCGGCAAACGGGATTCCCCCAGCGGTGGTGGCGTGCCCTGGAACGACACCCCCCACCGGTCCCCGGTCTGACCGGGGACCGCTGGCGTAGCCCGCTGCGGGGTCCATGGCTCACCGCCGTGTACGGCGCCGTGCTCCTCGTCGGGCTGCCGCTGGTGATCATCACCGGGCTGCTCGACTACGCCGCCTACGGCCCCCAGTTCGATCAGGCCCTACCCCGCGAGGTGGGCTGGTTACGGCTGCCGCCGTTCGACTGGCCGACTCGACCGTCGTGGCTGTTCCGGGTCACCCAGGGCCTGCACGTGACGCTCGGCATCATCCTGATCCCCGTGGTGCTGGCGAAGCTCTGGTCGGTGATCCCGAAGCTCTTCAGCTGGCCGCCGGCCCGCTCCCTGGCCCAGGTGCTGGAGCGGCTGTCCCTGCTGCTGCTGGTCGGCGGCATCCTCTTCGAGATCGCGACCGGCCTGCTCAACATCCAGTACGCATACCTGTTCGGCTTCGACTTCTACACCGCGCACTACTTCGGCGCCTGGGTCTTCATCGCAGCGTTCGTGGCACACGTGACACTGAAGCTTCCCCGGATGGTCAGCGCACTCCGATCCCGGCCGGCCCTGCGGGACCGCCGCCGACCGGGGCAGCGCGAACCACTGCGGGCCGAGTTGCGTACCCCGCTGGCCGCGACCCGGCCCGAGCCACCCGATCCGGACGACCTGGTGGCCACCGCACCCGGCGCACCGACGATGAGCCGTCGCGGCGCGATTGCCCTGGTCGGTGGCCTCTCCGTGCTGCTCGGCGCCCTCACGATCGGGCAGACCCTCGACGGCCGCTGGCGCCGCACCGCACTGCTGCTACCGCGCGGACGTGAGCCCGGCACCGGACCGAACGGCTTCCCGATCAACCGCACCGCCGCCGCGGCAGGCATTCAACCGGACGAGGTGGGGCAACGATGGCGGTTGACCGTGCGGGGCGGCGACCGCCTCGTCACCCTCGACCGTCCCCGCCTGCTGGCCATGGGTCAGCACACCGCCCGCCTGCCGATCGCCTGCGTGGAGGGGTGGTCGACGCGACAGACCTGGTCAGGTGTACGGCTGCGCGACCTCGCCACCCTGGTCGGTGTGGACGACCCGGCGTCGGCGCAGATCCGGTCACTGGAGAGGGCCGGGTTGTTCAACCAGGCGATCCTCCAGGCCAATCAGGTGCTCGACGCCGACTCTCTGCTCGCTCTGCGGGTCAACGGCGTCGATCTTTCGGCCGACCACGGCTTTCCGGCCCGGGTGATCGTCCCCGCCCTGCCCGGCGTGCACTGCACGAAGTGGGTCGCCGAGATCACCTTCCGGACCGGTGCCGATGGATAA
- a CDS encoding PucR family transcriptional regulator — translation MNDANWLAANCQDLLYVPATARRQAAVNLGARAADEGLTLPELVTGLLAATTAHWSATPVASTDTAVAVHSRAETLLDTARVLLTDAVDGYTRQNRAELDRHDNERAAFVNDLLTGRADPGGLAERAHRYGIRLSATHTVLIARAAGLTPGITHRIDGALASRFGEGNTLTTLRDGDVVCISAGGLRGIAAELAHLLVTELGAGNWQIAVGRTQPGVHGLATSLDEARQTLDYAVRLGFTTPVLNAADLLVFPVLLRDRDAITDLVTTVLGPLTAARGGAGPYLETLTVLFDNQGNHTATARQMHLSVRAVTYRLDRIRDLTGYHPGEPTQRFTLQTAVLGARLLGWPP, via the coding sequence ATGAACGACGCCAATTGGCTGGCGGCAAACTGCCAGGATCTGCTGTACGTCCCGGCCACTGCCCGGCGTCAGGCAGCGGTCAACCTGGGCGCCCGCGCAGCGGATGAGGGGCTGACGCTGCCCGAGCTCGTTACCGGTCTGCTGGCTGCCACCACCGCCCACTGGAGCGCCACCCCGGTCGCGTCGACCGACACCGCCGTCGCCGTGCATTCCCGCGCCGAGACACTGCTGGACACCGCCCGTGTCCTGCTCACCGACGCCGTGGACGGGTACACCCGGCAGAACCGCGCCGAGCTGGATCGCCACGACAACGAACGTGCCGCGTTCGTCAACGACCTGCTCACCGGCCGCGCCGACCCGGGCGGTCTGGCCGAGCGCGCACACCGGTACGGCATCCGCCTGTCGGCCACCCACACCGTCCTCATCGCCCGTGCGGCGGGCCTGACTCCCGGTATCACCCACCGCATCGATGGCGCACTGGCCTCCAGGTTCGGCGAAGGAAACACCCTCACCACCCTCCGCGACGGCGATGTGGTCTGCATCAGCGCCGGTGGCCTACGCGGCATCGCTGCCGAACTCGCCCACCTGCTCGTCACTGAGCTCGGCGCGGGTAACTGGCAGATCGCCGTCGGCCGCACCCAACCCGGTGTCCATGGCCTGGCCACATCCCTCGACGAGGCCCGCCAGACCCTCGACTACGCCGTCAGGCTCGGCTTCACCACGCCCGTACTCAATGCTGCCGACCTGCTGGTGTTCCCCGTGCTGCTGCGTGACCGCGACGCCATCACCGACCTGGTGACCACGGTCCTCGGGCCACTGACGGCGGCGCGCGGCGGTGCCGGGCCGTACCTGGAGACCCTGACCGTGCTCTTCGACAACCAGGGCAACCACACCGCGACAGCGCGGCAGATGCACCTGTCCGTCCGCGCGGTCACCTACCGACTCGACCGCATCCGGGACCTGACCGGCTACCACCCCGGCGAGCCGACCCAACGCTTCACCCTGCAGACAGCTGTACTCGGCGCTCGACTGCTCGGCTGGCCGCCATAG
- a CDS encoding NAD-dependent epimerase/dehydratase family protein, translating to MRVLLTGAAGFIGSQIADLLVAEGHDLVALDALLPQAHGRDIPEWSRRHAPVVGDVRDAPLLDRLLPGVDAVCHQAAMVGHGLDPSDAPDYVSHNDYATVVLLAAMHRAGVTRLVLASSMVVYGEGRYVCATHGTVRPASRSIADLAAGRYEPTCPDCAGTLSPALVPEDALLEPRSTYAATKLAQEHLAAAWARQTGGSVWALRYHNVYGPRMPRDTPYAGVASIFRSALAEGLPPRVLEDGRQRRDFVHVTDVARANLLALTASPPLGLVPVNVCSGEPHTVGELAVALAEAMAGPAPQIAGGGRAADVRHVVADPRRAAELLGYTARVGFAEGVAAFATDPLREAAALTA from the coding sequence ATGCGGGTACTGCTCACCGGCGCGGCCGGTTTCATCGGATCGCAGATCGCCGACCTGCTCGTCGCCGAGGGCCACGACCTGGTGGCGCTCGACGCGCTGCTGCCTCAGGCACACGGCAGGGACATCCCCGAGTGGTCCCGGCGGCACGCCCCGGTGGTCGGTGACGTCCGCGACGCCCCGCTGCTGGACCGGCTTCTTCCCGGTGTGGACGCGGTGTGTCACCAGGCGGCGATGGTGGGACACGGGCTGGACCCGTCCGACGCCCCCGACTACGTCAGCCACAACGACTACGCCACAGTGGTGCTGCTCGCCGCGATGCACCGCGCCGGTGTGACCCGGCTGGTGCTGGCCAGCTCGATGGTCGTCTACGGCGAGGGTCGGTACGTCTGCGCGACGCACGGCACCGTGCGGCCCGCCTCCCGCAGCATCGCCGATCTGGCCGCCGGCCGGTACGAGCCAACCTGCCCGGACTGCGCCGGCACCCTCTCGCCAGCTCTGGTGCCCGAGGACGCGCTACTCGAGCCGCGAAGCACGTACGCGGCCACGAAGCTTGCCCAGGAACACCTGGCCGCAGCGTGGGCGCGGCAGACCGGCGGAAGCGTCTGGGCGCTGCGCTACCACAACGTCTACGGCCCGCGGATGCCCCGGGACACCCCGTACGCGGGTGTGGCCTCGATTTTTCGGTCCGCGCTGGCGGAGGGTCTGCCGCCGAGGGTGTTGGAGGACGGCCGGCAGCGCCGCGACTTCGTCCACGTCACCGACGTCGCCAGGGCCAACCTGCTGGCGTTGACCGCCTCGCCACCGCTGGGCCTCGTGCCGGTCAACGTCTGTTCGGGCGAGCCGCACACGGTGGGTGAGTTGGCCGTTGCCCTCGCTGAGGCGATGGCTGGGCCGGCGCCGCAGATCGCCGGTGGTGGCCGGGCGGCCGACGTCCGACACGTGGTCGCCGACCCCCGGCGGGCGGCGGAACTGCTCGGCTACACCGCCCGGGTCGGGTTCGCCGAGGGGGTGGCCGCCTTCGCCACCGATCCGCTACGGGAAGCGGCCGCCCTCACCGCCTGA
- a CDS encoding glycosyltransferase family 2 protein: protein MPSPIDVVLPCLDEAAALPGVLTALPPGYRAIVVDNGSRDGSAQVAARHGARVVHEARRGYGAAVHTGLEAAEAALVCVLDADGSFDPTELPALVAPVASGSADLVVGRRRPVAAGVWPWHARAGTALVAALLRQRGIPLRDLSPIRVARREALLGLGVTDRAFGYPLELLIRAAAAGWRIRELDVRYSHRAAGTRSKVSGSVRGTLRATRDFAGVLRTVERSR from the coding sequence ATGCCATCACCGATCGACGTGGTACTGCCGTGTCTCGACGAAGCCGCGGCGCTACCCGGTGTCCTGACCGCCCTGCCACCCGGCTACCGGGCGATCGTGGTGGACAACGGCTCCCGGGACGGCTCAGCGCAGGTCGCGGCCCGGCACGGCGCCCGGGTCGTCCACGAAGCGCGCCGGGGCTACGGCGCGGCCGTACACACCGGCCTGGAGGCGGCCGAGGCCGCACTGGTCTGTGTGCTCGACGCCGACGGCTCCTTCGACCCCACCGAACTCCCGGCGCTGGTCGCGCCGGTGGCCAGCGGGTCGGCTGATCTGGTGGTCGGTCGTCGCCGGCCCGTCGCCGCCGGGGTCTGGCCGTGGCATGCCCGGGCCGGCACCGCGCTGGTCGCGGCGCTGCTGCGGCAGCGGGGCATACCGCTGCGCGACCTCAGCCCGATTCGGGTGGCCCGCCGCGAAGCGCTTCTCGGCCTCGGAGTCACCGACCGCGCCTTCGGATACCCGTTGGAACTACTCATCCGCGCCGCCGCCGCGGGCTGGCGGATCCGGGAACTCGACGTGCGGTACTCGCACCGCGCCGCCGGCACCCGGTCGAAGGTCTCCGGCTCGGTACGCGGCACGCTCCGCGCGACCCGGGACTTCGCCGGGGTCCTGCGCACGGTGGAGCGATCGCGGTGA
- a CDS encoding ABC transporter permease subunit, with translation MLPALVRKTWRDDRLALIGWAGGVAAFTAIYTSFYSQFQGAAELKQDALPQGMLDFLGIADMLSPAGYLQATIFSLIGPLLVLMGAITLTARTIARPEEDGGMELMLANPVSRTAFAWQRVAAAGSALTGIAAIPGILLMIIVPWIGMDISLSNVAAASAGLVALVWSFAGVAFLVGAATGKRAAVLAITGGLAVAAYMANAIGGMLDGWHWVRWLSPFHYFIGTDPLHTGWHPPELLALVLLGAAATTAGVIVFDRRDIGV, from the coding sequence ATGCTTCCCGCGCTGGTGCGTAAGACCTGGCGTGACGACCGCCTGGCACTGATCGGTTGGGCCGGTGGCGTCGCCGCCTTCACCGCCATCTACACCTCCTTCTACAGCCAGTTTCAGGGAGCCGCGGAGCTGAAGCAGGACGCTCTGCCCCAGGGCATGCTGGACTTCCTCGGCATCGCCGACATGCTGTCGCCCGCCGGCTATCTGCAGGCGACCATCTTCAGCCTGATCGGCCCACTGCTGGTCCTGATGGGCGCCATCACGCTGACTGCCCGCACGATCGCTCGGCCGGAGGAGGACGGCGGCATGGAGCTGATGCTGGCCAACCCGGTCTCGCGCACCGCTTTCGCCTGGCAACGGGTGGCCGCAGCCGGCAGCGCGCTCACCGGGATCGCCGCCATCCCCGGGATCCTGCTGATGATCATTGTTCCGTGGATCGGCATGGACATCTCCCTGTCCAACGTCGCCGCCGCGTCCGCTGGCCTGGTCGCCCTGGTGTGGAGCTTCGCCGGCGTCGCCTTCCTCGTTGGCGCCGCCACCGGAAAACGGGCTGCCGTCCTCGCGATCACCGGTGGCCTTGCCGTGGCCGCCTACATGGCCAACGCCATCGGCGGCATGCTCGACGGGTGGCACTGGGTGCGCTGGCTGTCACCGTTTCACTACTTCATCGGCACGGACCCGCTGCACACCGGCTGGCACCCGCCCGAGCTTCTCGCCCTCGTGCTCCTCGGCGCCGCAGCCACGACCGCCGGAGTCATCGTGTTCGACCGCCGCGACATCGGTGTGTAA
- a CDS encoding ABC transporter ATP-binding protein: MGVSALRTEHLSKRYGRLLALDDLTLDVAAGEVFGFLGPNGAGKSTTIRLLLGLARPTSGRAWIFDTDAADVAAAHRMLAYVPADVALWPRMTGAEVLDLLARVGPGTDTAYRDELIQRFALDVSKLAGTYSTGNRQKVALIAAFATRAPLLVLDEPTSGLDPLMELQFRQAVGVARDNGQTVFLSSHQLAEVEAVCDRVGILRAGELVEVASVAQLRRLHHTEVAATFTGTPPDLDGVHGVHDLHADGAATVRFTLSGSPAAALRALADADVATIVVREQSLEEIFLAYYGQNAR; this comes from the coding sequence ATGGGCGTTTCTGCCCTACGCACCGAACATCTGTCCAAGCGGTACGGGCGGCTGCTCGCCCTCGACGACCTCACCCTCGACGTCGCGGCGGGCGAGGTATTCGGGTTTCTCGGCCCCAACGGCGCCGGAAAGTCAACGACGATCCGGCTGCTGCTCGGTCTTGCCCGACCCACCTCCGGACGAGCGTGGATCTTCGACACCGACGCCGCCGATGTTGCCGCCGCCCACCGCATGCTCGCCTACGTGCCGGCGGATGTGGCGCTGTGGCCACGGATGACCGGCGCCGAGGTGCTGGACCTGCTCGCCCGCGTCGGCCCCGGCACCGACACCGCGTACCGCGACGAGCTCATCCAACGATTCGCGCTCGACGTTTCCAAGCTGGCCGGCACCTACTCGACGGGCAACCGGCAGAAGGTCGCTCTGATCGCGGCGTTCGCCACCCGGGCGCCTCTGCTGGTGCTGGACGAGCCAACCAGCGGCCTGGACCCGCTCATGGAACTGCAGTTCCGACAGGCGGTCGGGGTTGCCCGCGACAATGGGCAGACGGTGTTCCTCAGCTCCCACCAGCTCGCCGAGGTCGAAGCCGTCTGCGACCGCGTCGGCATCCTGCGCGCCGGCGAACTGGTGGAGGTGGCCTCCGTCGCACAGCTGCGCCGACTGCACCACACCGAGGTTGCCGCGACGTTCACCGGCACACCACCGGACCTCGACGGCGTCCACGGCGTCCACGACCTGCACGCAGACGGCGCCGCGACAGTGCGGTTCACCCTGAGCGGCTCCCCCGCCGCAGCGCTGCGCGCCCTAGCCGACGCAGACGTGGCGACGATCGTCGTCCGAGAGCAGAGCCTCGAGGAGATCTTCCTCGCCTACTACGGGCAGAACGCCCGATGA